One region of Haloprofundus salilacus genomic DNA includes:
- a CDS encoding DUF7490 domain-containing protein translates to MNRETAFVAAAAVVVAASLVAAAVVPGALADPTDDGPLRPGPVQVEEVPITPGDATGETATLVVEARLSHWGNPTENVTVLFRAADSESNLVETSRSVDVGTLTGDRETPVRANLTVAREGGYEIETVVYRDGERVDRASRRVSGLEALTPPYAESNVAFAESTGLQPVSVAVGSADGDRVSLDLSAALTNGGDEPTGDLEVTFVVRQAESNVVADRVTVPVGEIRAGRTSTADASVTVPDEYNYYVDAILWRDDVHVDSAQSVANLDPTERISPNVTEREVEFEVEDFESNDGNGGYDDGRGVERTTSTDTPGFGVVAGVVALLAATLLTRRRSA, encoded by the coding sequence ATGAACCGTGAAACGGCGTTCGTCGCCGCGGCCGCCGTCGTGGTCGCGGCGTCGCTCGTCGCCGCCGCGGTGGTCCCCGGTGCTCTCGCCGACCCGACCGACGATGGGCCGCTCCGTCCCGGTCCCGTGCAGGTCGAGGAAGTCCCCATCACCCCTGGCGACGCGACAGGCGAGACGGCCACGTTGGTCGTCGAAGCCAGACTCAGCCACTGGGGGAACCCCACCGAGAACGTCACCGTACTGTTCCGCGCAGCCGACAGCGAGTCGAATCTCGTCGAGACGAGTCGCAGCGTCGACGTGGGCACGCTCACTGGCGACCGCGAGACGCCCGTCCGCGCTAACCTCACCGTCGCCCGCGAGGGCGGCTACGAGATAGAGACTGTTGTATACCGCGACGGCGAGCGAGTCGACCGCGCGAGTAGACGCGTCAGCGGCCTCGAAGCGCTCACGCCTCCATACGCGGAGTCGAACGTGGCCTTCGCGGAGTCGACGGGGCTGCAACCCGTCTCCGTCGCCGTCGGGTCCGCCGACGGCGATCGGGTGAGCCTCGACCTCTCGGCGGCGCTGACCAACGGCGGCGACGAACCGACCGGCGACCTCGAAGTGACGTTCGTCGTCCGACAGGCGGAGTCGAACGTCGTCGCCGACCGGGTCACCGTCCCCGTCGGCGAGATTCGTGCCGGGCGAACATCGACCGCCGACGCCTCCGTGACGGTGCCCGACGAGTACAACTACTACGTCGACGCCATCCTCTGGCGCGACGACGTCCACGTCGACTCCGCACAGAGTGTGGCGAACCTCGACCCGACCGAGCGCATCAGTCCGAACGTCACCGAGCGGGAAGTCGAGTTTGAGGTGGAGGACTTCGAGTCCAACGACGGTAACGGCGGCTACGACGACGGCAGAGGCGTAGAACGGACGACGTCAACCGACACGCCCGGGTTCGGCGTCGTCGCCGGCGTCGTCGCCCTCCTCGCGGCGACGCTCCTCACCCGGAGGCGGTCCGCATGA
- a CDS encoding metal ABC transporter permease translates to MTAFVLSPALFASTLFVVGIAETVVRLLGDGMCDVAGPLGVEMLCYPFMQQAFVAGLCVGVVAPLVGSFLVHRDMAFIGDTLAHTAFAGVAIGLFLGTAFDLGISPYLSALVAAVLAALLIELISEYTDAYGDVSMAIVLSGGFALGTVVISLTDGGIAVGISQYLFGSLSTVTLENASLLLILSGLVVGVVAATYKQLLFVTFDETAARVARVNVERYSRLLIVLTAVVVVAAMQIMGVILVAAMLVVPVAAAAQIARSFRESVLLAVVAGELAVLLGLTASYQYGVAAGGSIVLVAIGVYAIVVVADGVRSARLGRGVASGSKTPTAADGGETATEAENES, encoded by the coding sequence ATGACCGCGTTCGTACTCTCCCCCGCGCTCTTCGCGTCGACGCTTTTCGTCGTCGGAATCGCCGAGACGGTCGTTCGCCTGCTCGGCGACGGGATGTGCGACGTCGCCGGACCGCTCGGTGTCGAGATGCTCTGCTACCCGTTCATGCAGCAGGCGTTCGTCGCCGGTCTCTGCGTGGGCGTCGTCGCGCCGCTCGTCGGCAGTTTCCTCGTCCACCGCGACATGGCCTTCATCGGCGACACACTCGCGCACACCGCCTTCGCAGGCGTCGCAATCGGTCTCTTCCTCGGGACGGCGTTCGACCTCGGTATCTCGCCGTACCTCTCGGCGCTGGTCGCCGCCGTGCTTGCGGCGCTGCTCATCGAACTCATCTCGGAGTACACCGACGCCTACGGCGACGTGTCGATGGCGATAGTCCTTTCGGGCGGGTTCGCGCTCGGCACCGTCGTCATCAGCCTCACCGACGGCGGCATCGCCGTCGGCATCAGCCAGTACCTGTTCGGCAGTCTTTCGACGGTGACGCTGGAGAACGCGTCGCTCCTGTTGATCCTGAGTGGCCTCGTCGTCGGCGTCGTCGCCGCGACGTACAAGCAACTGCTGTTCGTCACCTTCGACGAGACGGCCGCGCGCGTCGCGCGGGTGAACGTCGAGCGCTACTCGCGCCTGCTCATCGTCCTCACCGCCGTCGTCGTCGTCGCAGCGATGCAGATCATGGGCGTCATCCTCGTCGCGGCGATGCTCGTCGTCCCAGTCGCCGCCGCCGCGCAAATCGCGCGGAGCTTCCGCGAGTCGGTGCTTCTGGCAGTCGTCGCGGGCGAACTCGCCGTTCTACTGGGACTCACGGCATCGTACCAGTACGGCGTCGCCGCGGGCGGGAGCATCGTTCTCGTGGCGATCGGCGTGTACGCGATCGTCGTCGTCGCCGACGGCGTTCGTTCGGCACGCCTCGGACGCGGCGTCGCGAGCGGGTCGAAGACGCCCACCGCCGCCGACGGCGGTGAGACGGCTACCGAAGCGGAAAACGAGTCGTAG
- a CDS encoding metal ABC transporter ATP-binding protein has translation MTSENETSGTERAGDAVGENSVIEVNDVTFGYDGVAVLEDVSLTVGSGEFLGLVGPNGSGKSTLLRLMLGLHSPSAGTVRLFGEPAESFAAGERLGYVAQDVATAATGMPITVREVVEMGRYPHVGFGRLGATDRRTVADALDTVGIADLADKRLARLSGGQRQRAFIARALASDADLLALDEPAVGVDADSREAFYDLLAELNADGLTVVLVEHDIGVVTDRATTVACLNRRLFFHGETDGFDESDALSAAYGANQRVLHHDHSHGDVDNVNHTGHDHRP, from the coding sequence ATGACGAGCGAAAACGAGACCAGTGGGACCGAACGCGCAGGCGACGCCGTCGGCGAGAACTCCGTTATCGAGGTGAACGACGTGACGTTCGGCTACGACGGCGTGGCGGTTCTCGAGGACGTGTCGCTGACCGTCGGCTCCGGGGAGTTCCTCGGTCTCGTCGGCCCGAACGGCTCCGGGAAGAGTACGCTCTTGCGACTCATGCTGGGCCTTCACTCGCCGAGCGCCGGCACCGTCCGCCTGTTCGGCGAACCTGCCGAATCGTTCGCGGCGGGCGAGCGCCTCGGCTACGTCGCCCAGGACGTCGCGACGGCCGCGACGGGGATGCCGATCACGGTCCGCGAAGTCGTCGAGATGGGTCGCTACCCGCACGTCGGGTTCGGGCGTCTCGGGGCGACCGACCGCCGAACCGTCGCCGACGCGCTCGACACCGTCGGCATCGCCGACCTCGCCGACAAGCGCCTCGCGCGCCTCTCGGGGGGCCAGCGCCAGCGGGCGTTCATCGCGCGCGCGCTCGCGAGCGACGCCGATCTCTTGGCGCTCGACGAACCGGCCGTCGGCGTTGACGCCGACTCCAGAGAGGCGTTCTACGACCTACTCGCCGAGTTGAACGCCGACGGTCTCACCGTCGTCCTCGTCGAACACGATATCGGCGTCGTCACCGACCGCGCCACCACTGTCGCCTGTCTCAACCGCCGACTGTTCTTCCACGGCGAGACCGACGGCTTCGACGAGAGCGACGCGCTCTCGGCCGCGTACGGCGCGAACCAGCGGGTGCTCCACCACGACCACAGCCACGGCGACGTCGACAACGTCAACCACACCGGCCACGACCACCGACCATGA
- a CDS encoding prenyltransferase: MGRLGYLLKLSRPRFWFYLAGPVVVGVAFAADSVSELFAPLALALFGYFLVPGNVLLYGVNDVFDADIDAKNPKKDDKEVRFGGDSVVVAVVVVSGLLGLALFAVTPRVAWVWLAAHFFLAIEYSAPPLRFKTTPLLDSISNGLYVLPGVAAYAAVAGENPPLSAVLGGWLWTMGMHTFSAIPDIEPDREAGIRTTATVLGEARTYAYCAGCWLAAALAFAAVDLRIGLLLIAYPVVVFAIYWSDVDVSRAYWWYPVLNTGVGMVLTMGALWRLLYG; the protein is encoded by the coding sequence ATGGGTCGTCTCGGCTACCTGCTGAAGCTCTCTCGCCCCCGCTTCTGGTTCTACCTCGCGGGACCCGTCGTCGTCGGCGTCGCGTTCGCAGCCGACTCGGTTTCAGAACTGTTTGCGCCGCTCGCGCTGGCGCTGTTCGGCTACTTCCTCGTCCCGGGGAACGTGCTGCTGTACGGCGTCAACGACGTGTTCGACGCCGACATCGACGCGAAGAACCCGAAGAAAGACGACAAGGAAGTCCGATTCGGCGGCGACTCGGTCGTCGTCGCTGTTGTCGTCGTCTCCGGTCTCCTCGGTCTCGCGCTGTTCGCGGTGACCCCACGCGTGGCGTGGGTCTGGCTGGCAGCGCACTTCTTCCTCGCTATCGAGTACAGCGCCCCGCCGCTTAGGTTCAAAACCACTCCCCTCCTCGACTCGATTTCGAACGGGCTGTACGTACTGCCCGGCGTCGCCGCCTACGCCGCCGTCGCGGGCGAGAATCCGCCGCTTTCGGCCGTGCTCGGCGGGTGGCTCTGGACGATGGGGATGCACACGTTTTCGGCGATCCCCGACATCGAACCCGACCGCGAGGCGGGCATTCGGACGACGGCGACCGTGTTGGGCGAGGCGCGGACGTACGCCTACTGCGCGGGCTGTTGGCTCGCCGCGGCGCTCGCGTTCGCCGCCGTCGACCTCCGCATCGGCCTGTTGCTCATCGCGTATCCGGTCGTCGTCTTCGCCATCTACTGGTCCGACGTCGACGTGTCGCGGGCGTACTGGTGGTACCCCGTTTTGAACACGGGCGTCGGGATGGTGCTCACGATGGGCGCGCTCTGGAGGTTGCTGTATGGCTGA
- a CDS encoding ZIP family metal transporter — protein MQRRSAIGIGSVALLVGLSALALRRGATDLLVISWVAFLAMAVAGWLGARRTEERAGALVWGYGLASGAMITSAAVFLLPQAIGVSGDVPQYGGFGVALGLLVGFGSHTVGHRLAHLDLPLDRTVTELSAHALSAGAIIGIVYGNMEVGLTLGLAIVSHKGPAGYAAATRLRRAGREWSVLLLPAAGVGLAAILSSIVVLPATPAVRGVVFGFAAGVFLHVAMDFLPRCELGSEIHEALSVDGDAHALLDRLRVHAVASTSLGGLTVFAAWVAL, from the coding sequence GTGCAACGACGCTCGGCGATAGGAATTGGTTCGGTCGCGCTGTTGGTCGGTCTCTCAGCGCTCGCGCTGCGGCGCGGCGCGACAGACCTCCTCGTCATTTCGTGGGTGGCGTTTCTCGCCATGGCCGTCGCGGGATGGCTCGGCGCGCGGCGAACCGAAGAGCGCGCGGGCGCCCTCGTCTGGGGCTACGGTCTCGCCAGTGGCGCGATGATAACCAGCGCGGCCGTCTTTCTGCTCCCGCAGGCAATCGGCGTCAGCGGCGACGTCCCGCAGTACGGCGGGTTCGGCGTCGCGCTCGGCCTGCTCGTCGGCTTCGGCTCACACACCGTCGGCCACCGTCTCGCCCACCTCGACCTGCCGTTGGATCGGACCGTGACGGAACTGTCGGCGCACGCGCTCTCGGCGGGCGCCATCATCGGTATCGTCTACGGCAACATGGAGGTCGGCTTGACGCTCGGCCTCGCCATCGTCTCGCACAAAGGTCCGGCAGGGTACGCCGCCGCGACGCGACTACGCCGCGCCGGTCGCGAGTGGTCAGTACTGTTGCTCCCCGCGGCGGGTGTCGGTCTCGCGGCCATCCTGTCGAGCATCGTCGTCCTTCCGGCGACGCCCGCGGTGCGGGGCGTCGTCTTCGGGTTCGCCGCGGGCGTCTTCCTCCACGTGGCGATGGACTTCCTTCCTCGGTGCGAACTCGGCAGTGAGATTCACGAGGCACTCAGCGTCGATGGCGACGCCCACGCGCTGCTCGACCGCCTCCGCGTCCACGCCGTGGCGAGCACGTCTCTCGGCGGCCTCACCGTCTTCGCGGCGTGGGTCGCGCTCTGA
- a CDS encoding TIGR00300 family protein, which produces MTVSRTVELEGHIIDSGMMGRCFGIVMDLGGSFEVEEFEVGRHKDATSYCRLRVSADTEGDLQSIIHELHQSGANPADPRPASVEPAPGDRVVPAGFYSTTNHPTDVYYRGEWIPVENIEMDCAVVIEESEDGELSARTKVLNAIREDDLVVVGESGIRVKPPERPRDASGPFGFMQGGVSSERPSESLIREVAEALVETKREGGNVLVVAGPALIHSGAGDALADLVREGFVDGLSAGNGFATHDIERGLYGTSLGMDIETMEHPRKGHKHHIYTISEVVRAGGIREAVDAGLIKDGVMYECVENDVEYVLAGSIRDDGPLPDTITDAVEAQNAIREQAHEADLVLMLSTLLHSVAVGNCLPSTTKTVCVDINPATVTQLLDRGSSQAIGMVTDIGTFVPALAEKVFEAEAEK; this is translated from the coding sequence ATGACCGTCTCTCGCACGGTAGAACTCGAAGGCCACATCATCGACTCGGGGATGATGGGCCGCTGTTTCGGCATCGTGATGGATCTCGGCGGCTCGTTCGAAGTCGAGGAGTTCGAGGTCGGCCGCCACAAGGACGCCACCTCGTACTGCCGGCTGCGCGTCTCCGCCGACACCGAAGGCGACCTGCAGTCGATTATCCACGAACTCCACCAGAGCGGCGCGAACCCTGCCGACCCGCGCCCGGCCTCGGTCGAACCCGCTCCCGGTGACCGGGTCGTCCCCGCCGGCTTCTACTCCACGACGAACCACCCGACCGACGTGTACTACCGCGGCGAGTGGATTCCGGTCGAAAACATCGAGATGGACTGCGCCGTCGTGATAGAGGAGTCAGAGGACGGCGAACTCAGCGCCCGGACGAAGGTGCTGAACGCGATTCGGGAGGACGACCTCGTCGTCGTCGGCGAGTCGGGTATCAGAGTGAAACCGCCGGAGCGACCGCGCGACGCCTCGGGACCGTTCGGCTTCATGCAGGGCGGCGTCTCCTCCGAGCGCCCCTCCGAGTCGCTCATCCGCGAAGTCGCCGAGGCGCTCGTCGAGACGAAGCGCGAGGGAGGAAACGTGCTCGTCGTCGCCGGCCCGGCGCTCATCCACTCCGGCGCCGGCGACGCGCTCGCCGACCTCGTTCGCGAGGGGTTCGTCGACGGTCTCTCGGCGGGCAACGGGTTCGCTACACACGACATCGAGCGCGGCCTCTACGGCACCTCGCTCGGGATGGACATAGAGACGATGGAACACCCGCGGAAGGGCCACAAACACCACATCTACACCATCAGCGAAGTCGTCCGCGCGGGCGGCATCCGCGAGGCCGTCGACGCCGGACTCATAAAGGATGGCGTGATGTACGAGTGCGTCGAGAACGACGTGGAGTACGTGCTCGCGGGGTCGATTCGCGATGACGGACCGCTCCCGGACACCATCACCGACGCCGTCGAGGCGCAGAACGCCATCCGCGAGCAGGCCCACGAGGCCGACCTCGTGCTGATGCTGTCGACGTTGCTGCACTCCGTCGCCGTCGGCAACTGCCTCCCGTCGACGACGAAAACCGTCTGCGTCGACATCAACCCAGCGACGGTCACACAGCTCCTAGACCGCGGGTCGTCGCAGGCTATCGGCATGGTGACCGACATCGGGACGTTCGTCCCCGCACTCGCCGAGAAAGTGTTCGAAGCCGAGGCCGAGAAGTAG
- a CDS encoding alpha/beta hydrolase, whose product MSRETGAWRHRGSDDATPGEERRPSRYEFSKVRVRFDSDGQRCVGSLYRPDRPKNPPLVLMAPGFGSEREFGLPVVAERYAERGYAVFSFDYRHFGDSEGKPRNLVSPARQVADWRAAIEHARELDGVDANRLVLWGSSFAGGHVLEVAAGEPHVAAVVAQAPFVDGRSLTLGKGLKYIAKALPLALADKLLSVVGRSKTVPIVGTPEEFAVLNEPGAKTSYFDLVPSESLWENETPARVFLSLPGYRPVTKAEEVHCPTLVITGEHDEIVSASDVESAAAKLPNGTFVRMPVDHFDPYEGTAFEESLGHQFAFLDRVLGDE is encoded by the coding sequence ATGAGCCGAGAGACCGGCGCGTGGCGACACCGCGGGAGCGACGACGCGACGCCCGGCGAAGAGCGCCGCCCCTCCCGGTACGAGTTCTCGAAGGTTCGCGTCCGGTTCGACAGCGACGGTCAGCGGTGCGTCGGGTCGCTGTATCGCCCCGACCGACCGAAGAACCCGCCGCTTGTTCTGATGGCCCCCGGGTTCGGCTCCGAGCGGGAGTTCGGCCTCCCCGTAGTCGCAGAGCGGTACGCCGAGCGCGGCTACGCCGTCTTCAGCTTCGACTACCGGCATTTCGGCGACAGCGAAGGTAAACCGCGGAACCTCGTCAGCCCCGCGCGACAGGTCGCCGACTGGCGGGCCGCCATCGAACACGCCCGCGAACTCGACGGCGTCGACGCGAACCGACTTGTCCTCTGGGGGTCGTCGTTCGCGGGCGGCCACGTCCTCGAAGTCGCCGCCGGAGAACCGCACGTCGCGGCGGTCGTCGCGCAGGCCCCGTTCGTCGACGGGCGGTCACTGACGCTCGGGAAGGGATTGAAGTACATCGCGAAGGCGCTCCCGCTCGCTCTCGCGGACAAACTGCTATCGGTCGTCGGACGCTCGAAAACCGTCCCCATCGTCGGCACGCCCGAGGAGTTCGCCGTGCTGAACGAACCCGGCGCGAAGACCAGCTACTTCGACCTCGTCCCCTCGGAGTCGCTGTGGGAGAACGAGACGCCCGCGCGGGTGTTCCTCTCGCTTCCGGGGTACCGCCCGGTGACGAAGGCCGAGGAGGTCCACTGCCCGACGCTCGTCATCACGGGCGAACACGACGAGATCGTCTCCGCCTCGGATGTCGAGAGCGCCGCCGCGAAGCTCCCGAACGGGACGTTCGTCCGGATGCCCGTCGATCACTTCGACCCCTACGAGGGAACAGCGTTCGAGGAGTCGCTCGGCCACCAGTTCGCGTTCCTCGACCGCGTTCTTGGCGACGAGTAG
- a CDS encoding CopG family ribbon-helix-helix protein — protein sequence MTVVSVSMPEELLARIDAFADDHGYTGRSEVVREASRNLLGEFEDTRLEDRDLMGVVTVLFNYETTSVEERMMQLRHEHENLVASNFHSHVGSHYCMELFVLEGTLEEISTFVGKVRATRDTLTVDYSVMPVDDFGPLADAE from the coding sequence ATGACCGTCGTCAGCGTCTCAATGCCCGAAGAACTGCTCGCCCGCATCGACGCGTTCGCCGACGACCACGGCTACACGGGCCGCAGCGAGGTCGTCCGCGAGGCGTCACGCAACCTCCTCGGCGAGTTCGAGGACACGCGCCTGGAGGACCGCGACCTGATGGGCGTCGTCACCGTCCTCTTCAACTACGAGACGACGAGCGTCGAAGAGCGGATGATGCAACTGCGCCACGAACACGAGAACCTCGTCGCCTCCAACTTCCACAGCCACGTCGGCTCGCACTACTGCATGGAACTGTTCGTCCTCGAAGGCACGCTCGAAGAGATTTCGACGTTCGTCGGGAAGGTGCGCGCGACCAGAGACACGCTCACCGTCGACTACTCGGTGATGCCCGTCGACGACTTCGGCCCGCTAGCCGACGCGGAATAA
- a CDS encoding prolyl oligopeptidase family serine peptidase produces the protein MQGPPETPRREAVDTVHGQEVVDPYRWLEAESTEVQQWVDAQNEYAESVLDVPARRVLEARFDELARVTDYGTIRPAAGRYFQRVKAHDDEQPVLCVRDSLQSDRRTLVDPNEWSEDGTISMDWFVPHPDGEFLAYGVAAGGDEQYDVRVVDVVSGDQVDELVDVGRISATGFAWTADGFYYVSTGTRADDGVRQLDKEVRHHVLGSPADTDALVVDEFKEQVWPVLEADDDVLVVQYYEGWDRSEVYALSETPRAGRTEPVDLVPVVTDLEATFEPSLRDGYLYLLTDYEAPRSRLLGCDVETALSGDAHPDEMDVVIPEHKEILREIALGDDRIVAHYHRNAYSALSTFTRDGERVGHVELPEYGAVAGTYAWDGELFYTVESFQHPPRVCCVDLETEETHVLDEPEARVDADLDVKQEWFESDDGTRIPAFVVHRSDLDRDGENPTILTGYGGFRVNRTPTFNRFAVPFLEAGGVYVLATLRGGAEFGEEWHEAGRRENKQNVFDDAIAVAEGLVERRYTKPEQLAVSGGSNGGLLVGALITQRPDLFGAALCLVPLLDMLRFHKFLLGPSWTTEYGNPDDPVAYEYIRAYSPYHNVKEAAYPATLFTTAAGDTRVHPSHARKMAARLQSANTGDEPILLRTEEKAGHGIGKPTSMYVTEQAEQWGFLCHSLGLDADDLRSAQRPPSA, from the coding sequence ATGCAAGGGCCTCCGGAGACGCCGCGCCGTGAGGCGGTCGACACCGTCCACGGTCAGGAGGTTGTCGACCCCTACCGCTGGTTGGAAGCCGAGTCGACCGAAGTACAGCAGTGGGTCGACGCGCAGAACGAGTACGCCGAGTCGGTGCTCGACGTACCCGCGAGGCGCGTCCTCGAAGCGCGGTTCGACGAACTCGCGCGCGTCACCGACTACGGAACGATTCGTCCCGCCGCCGGCCGGTACTTCCAGCGCGTCAAAGCGCACGACGACGAACAACCGGTGCTGTGCGTCCGTGACTCGCTGCAAAGCGACCGCCGAACGCTCGTCGACCCCAACGAGTGGTCCGAGGACGGGACCATCTCGATGGACTGGTTCGTCCCCCACCCCGACGGGGAGTTTCTCGCCTACGGCGTCGCCGCCGGCGGCGACGAGCAGTACGACGTTCGCGTCGTTGACGTCGTCTCCGGCGACCAAGTCGACGAACTCGTTGACGTAGGCCGCATCTCCGCGACCGGGTTCGCGTGGACCGCTGACGGCTTCTACTACGTCAGCACCGGAACCCGCGCCGACGACGGCGTCCGACAGCTCGACAAGGAGGTCAGACACCACGTTCTCGGGTCGCCGGCGGACACCGACGCGCTCGTCGTCGACGAGTTCAAAGAGCAGGTCTGGCCGGTGCTCGAAGCCGACGACGACGTGCTGGTCGTCCAGTACTACGAGGGCTGGGACCGCTCGGAGGTGTACGCGCTCAGCGAGACGCCTCGCGCCGGACGGACCGAGCCGGTCGACCTCGTCCCCGTCGTCACCGACCTGGAGGCCACGTTCGAACCGAGCCTCCGCGACGGCTACCTCTACCTGCTGACCGACTACGAGGCGCCGCGCTCGCGGCTGCTCGGGTGCGACGTCGAGACGGCGCTCTCGGGCGACGCCCACCCCGACGAGATGGACGTCGTCATCCCCGAGCACAAAGAGATTCTCCGGGAGATCGCCCTCGGCGACGACCGAATCGTCGCTCACTACCACCGCAACGCCTACTCCGCGCTGTCGACGTTCACCCGCGACGGCGAACGCGTCGGCCACGTCGAACTCCCCGAGTACGGGGCCGTCGCCGGGACGTACGCGTGGGACGGCGAACTGTTCTACACCGTCGAGTCGTTCCAGCACCCGCCGCGGGTCTGCTGTGTGGACCTCGAAACCGAGGAGACGCACGTGCTCGACGAACCCGAGGCCAGAGTCGACGCAGACCTCGACGTGAAACAGGAGTGGTTCGAGTCCGACGACGGAACTCGGATTCCGGCGTTCGTCGTCCACCGCTCGGATCTCGACCGCGACGGCGAGAACCCGACGATTCTAACGGGCTACGGCGGCTTCCGCGTCAACCGGACACCGACGTTCAACCGCTTTGCCGTCCCGTTCCTCGAAGCGGGCGGCGTCTACGTGCTCGCGACGCTCCGCGGCGGCGCGGAGTTTGGCGAGGAGTGGCACGAAGCGGGCCGCCGCGAGAACAAACAGAACGTCTTCGACGACGCCATCGCCGTCGCCGAGGGACTCGTCGAGCGGCGGTACACGAAACCGGAGCAGTTGGCCGTCTCCGGCGGGTCCAACGGCGGCCTGCTCGTCGGCGCGCTCATCACCCAGCGGCCGGACCTGTTCGGCGCGGCGCTCTGTCTCGTCCCGCTCTTGGACATGCTCCGGTTCCACAAGTTCCTGCTCGGTCCGTCGTGGACGACGGAGTACGGCAACCCCGACGACCCGGTCGCCTACGAGTACATCCGCGCGTACTCGCCGTACCACAACGTCAAGGAGGCGGCGTACCCGGCGACGCTGTTCACGACGGCGGCAGGCGACACCCGCGTCCACCCGAGTCACGCCCGGAAGATGGCCGCGCGACTCCAGTCGGCGAACACCGGCGACGAACCGATTCTCCTCCGCACCGAGGAGAAAGCTGGTCACGGCATCGGGAAACCGACGTCGATGTACGTCACCGAGCAGGCCGAGCAGTGGGGCTTCCTCTGTCACTCCCTCGGACTCGACGCCGACGACCTCCGGTCGGCCCAGCGGCCGCCGTCGGCGTAG
- a CDS encoding SDR family NAD(P)-dependent oxidoreductase — MDEKTVVVTGASRGIGRSVAAAFAAEGAYVVACARDEEALAELTDEVDESGGTILTERADVRDEFDMERLMERAAREGGPIDVLVTCAGVNHGTPGEMPTAEESYARFDDTMRTNVRGVFAAVKEAVPHMADDARVLVPSGSVAREAKAGMGAYAVSKAASEALSRGFSADLPQTVGVVDPGLVATDLTDGQGRDPGDTAAMFVWAATEADAADLDGEILDLRTWKKATR; from the coding sequence ATGGACGAGAAGACGGTGGTCGTTACGGGTGCGAGTCGGGGAATCGGGCGGAGCGTCGCAGCGGCGTTCGCCGCCGAAGGGGCGTATGTCGTCGCCTGCGCCCGCGACGAGGAGGCGCTGGCGGAACTCACCGACGAAGTCGATGAGAGTGGCGGAACGATACTCACCGAACGCGCCGACGTGCGCGACGAGTTCGACATGGAGCGGCTGATGGAGCGGGCGGCGCGCGAGGGCGGACCGATAGACGTGCTCGTCACCTGCGCGGGCGTCAACCACGGCACACCCGGCGAGATGCCGACCGCCGAGGAGTCGTACGCGCGCTTCGACGACACGATGCGGACGAACGTCCGCGGGGTGTTCGCGGCGGTCAAGGAGGCGGTCCCCCATATGGCCGACGACGCCCGAGTGCTGGTTCCCTCCGGGTCGGTCGCCCGCGAGGCGAAAGCCGGGATGGGCGCGTACGCCGTCTCCAAAGCCGCTAGCGAGGCGCTGTCTCGGGGGTTCTCCGCCGACCTGCCGCAGACCGTTGGCGTCGTCGACCCGGGTCTCGTCGCCACCGACCTCACCGACGGACAGGGCCGCGACCCCGGCGACACGGCGGCGATGTTCGTCTGGGCGGCGACCGAGGCGGACGCCGCAGATCTCGACGGCGAGATTCTCGACCTGCGGACGTGGAAGAAGGCGACGCGGTGA